From the Micromonospora sediminicola genome, one window contains:
- a CDS encoding Gfo/Idh/MocA family protein produces the protein MTGGGPPRVALVGANGHGRWHRRTIAELEAAGRLRLVALVDVRPPEVEPDAPVPPRAAVLTDHRAMLATTRPDVVVVCTPPHTHLPIALDALDAGADLLLEKPPVLDLAEHRTLLAASAGRAVQVNFQALGSAALTELTGALERLGPVDRIAALAAWQRPDAYYARSPWAGRRTVDGRPALDGALANPLAHALMQCLAVAEAVTGAPVRPARVEVERYRVRPIEVDDTTVLRLTPHTGPPVLAALTLAAEEHVPGEVLVTGERGQALLEYPTDRLRLPGDPAARAVPGRRGLLANLLDHRATGAPLIAPLARTEPFTAVLDALRDAPVPTLLGGDLVRTVGDGPERVRVIRGVGAVLRTAAGTGALPSETGVPWAVRPYVVDLP, from the coding sequence GTGACCGGCGGCGGGCCGCCCCGGGTGGCGCTGGTCGGCGCGAACGGGCACGGCCGGTGGCACCGCCGGACGATCGCGGAGCTGGAAGCGGCCGGGCGGCTGCGCCTGGTCGCGCTCGTCGACGTGCGCCCACCGGAGGTCGAACCGGACGCGCCGGTCCCGCCGCGGGCGGCCGTCCTCACCGACCACCGGGCGATGCTCGCCACGACCCGGCCGGACGTGGTGGTGGTCTGCACGCCGCCGCACACCCACCTGCCGATCGCGCTCGACGCGCTCGACGCCGGCGCGGACCTGCTGCTGGAGAAGCCGCCGGTGCTCGACCTGGCCGAGCACCGCACGCTGCTCGCCGCGTCCGCCGGGCGGGCCGTGCAGGTCAACTTCCAGGCGCTCGGGTCGGCCGCACTGACCGAACTGACCGGCGCGCTCGAGCGGCTCGGCCCGGTCGACCGCATCGCCGCGCTCGCCGCGTGGCAGCGTCCGGACGCCTACTACGCCCGCTCCCCCTGGGCCGGACGGCGCACCGTCGACGGCCGCCCGGCGCTGGACGGCGCGCTCGCCAACCCGCTCGCGCACGCGCTCATGCAGTGCCTGGCCGTCGCCGAGGCGGTGACCGGCGCGCCGGTGCGCCCGGCCCGCGTCGAGGTGGAGCGCTACCGGGTCCGCCCGATCGAGGTGGACGACACCACGGTGCTGCGGCTGACCCCGCACACCGGGCCGCCGGTGCTGGCCGCGCTCACCCTCGCCGCCGAGGAACACGTCCCCGGGGAGGTGCTGGTGACCGGCGAGCGCGGACAGGCGCTGCTGGAGTACCCGACCGACCGGCTGCGGCTGCCCGGCGACCCCGCCGCCCGCGCGGTGCCCGGCCGGCGGGGGTTGCTGGCGAACCTGCTGGACCACCGGGCGACGGGTGCGCCGCTGATCGCGCCGCTGGCGCGTACCGAGCCGTTCACCGCCGTGCTGGACGCGCTGCGGGACGCACCCGTTCCGACGCTGCTCGGCGGCGACCTGGTCCGGACGGTCGGCGACGGTCCCGAGCGGGTCCGGGTGATCCGGGGCGTCGGGGCGGTGCTGCGCACCGCCGCGGGGACCGGCGCGCTGCCCTCCGAGACGGGCGTCCCGTGGGCGGTCCGGCCGTACGTGGTGGATCTGCCGTGA
- a CDS encoding mannitol dehydrogenase family protein, with amino-acid sequence MALTADRLGLATLRHLPQESRPLLRPGTVPAGIVHLGLGAFHRAHQAVHTEAAVGAAGGDWGIVGVAPRSTDVVEALAAQDALFSVTTLAADGPTTRVVGALAGVRHAASDPDAVVRLLADPAIRVVTLTVTEKAYRLDPVTAALTVDPELTADLTTDRPPRTVPGLLVRGLLARAAADGGPVALVSCDNLPANGRRLRGLVEQCLALARVPDATADRALAAVTCPGTMVDRIVPASTEATRDTARRALGVTDLAAVAAEPWSQWVIEDDFPGGRPAWERSGAVLTDDAGPWERLKLRALNGVHSATAYLGALAGAETVAEALALPHLDAVLRRLVVEEVAPSFAPPPGVDVTAYGEQVLARFGNPAIRHRTLQVAMDGSQKLPQRVLHTVADLRAAGRSARWSALVVAAWLRFLLGYADDGRPLPLDDPLAERLRAALAAGAHTPAGVVDAVFAVREVFPADLAADDEVRADVTGWLTALERHGVRATLAGAR; translated from the coding sequence ATGGCGCTGACCGCCGACCGGCTCGGTCTGGCCACGCTGCGCCACCTGCCGCAGGAGTCCCGGCCGCTGCTGCGCCCCGGCACCGTGCCGGCCGGCATCGTCCACCTCGGGCTCGGCGCGTTCCACCGCGCCCACCAGGCGGTGCACACCGAGGCGGCGGTCGGCGCGGCCGGCGGCGACTGGGGCATCGTCGGGGTCGCGCCGCGCAGCACCGACGTGGTCGAGGCGCTGGCCGCGCAGGACGCGCTGTTCAGCGTCACCACGCTCGCCGCCGACGGCCCGACGACCCGGGTGGTCGGCGCGCTGGCCGGCGTCCGGCACGCCGCCTCCGACCCGGACGCGGTGGTCCGGCTGCTCGCCGACCCGGCGATCCGGGTGGTCACGCTGACCGTGACCGAGAAGGCGTACCGGCTCGACCCGGTGACCGCGGCGCTGACCGTCGACCCGGAGCTGACCGCCGACCTCACCACGGACCGGCCACCCCGTACGGTGCCCGGCCTGCTGGTGCGCGGACTGCTCGCCCGGGCCGCCGCCGACGGCGGGCCGGTCGCGCTGGTCAGCTGCGACAATCTGCCCGCGAACGGGAGGCGGCTGCGCGGGCTGGTGGAGCAGTGCCTGGCGCTGGCCCGGGTGCCGGACGCGACCGCCGACCGGGCGCTGGCGGCGGTGACCTGCCCCGGCACGATGGTCGACCGGATCGTGCCGGCCAGCACCGAGGCGACCCGGGACACCGCGCGGCGGGCGCTCGGCGTGACCGACCTGGCGGCGGTGGCCGCCGAACCGTGGTCGCAGTGGGTGATCGAGGACGACTTCCCGGGCGGCCGACCGGCCTGGGAGCGGTCCGGTGCGGTGCTCACCGACGACGCCGGCCCGTGGGAGCGGCTGAAGCTGCGGGCGCTCAACGGCGTGCACTCCGCCACCGCCTACCTGGGCGCGCTGGCCGGCGCGGAGACGGTGGCCGAGGCGCTGGCGCTGCCGCACCTGGACGCGGTGCTGCGCCGGCTGGTCGTCGAGGAGGTCGCCCCGAGCTTCGCTCCCCCGCCCGGCGTCGACGTGACCGCCTACGGCGAACAGGTGCTCGCCCGCTTCGGCAACCCGGCGATCCGGCACCGCACCCTCCAGGTCGCCATGGACGGCTCGCAGAAGCTGCCGCAACGGGTGCTGCACACCGTGGCCGACCTGCGGGCGGCCGGCCGGTCGGCGCGGTGGAGCGCGCTGGTGGTGGCCGCGTGGCTGCGGTTCCTGCTCGGGTACGCCGACGACGGCCGGCCGCTGCCGCTGGACGACCCGCTCGCCGAGCGGCTGCGCGCCGCGCTCGCCGCCGGAGCGCACACCCCGGCCGGGGTGGTGGACGCCGTCTTCGCGGTCCGCGAGGTGTTCCCGGCCGACCTGGCCGCCGACGACGAGGTCCGCGCCGACGTCACCGGCTGGCTGACCGCGCTGGAGCGGCACGGCGTCCGCGCCACGCTGGCGGGTGCCCGGTGA
- a CDS encoding enolase C-terminal domain-like protein — protein MTTIVDVEVHDVRFPTAASGDGSDAINRGDYSATYVELTTDGGPTGTGFTFTNGRGNEITCAAVCALAHHVRGRTVAEIAAEPVAFWRSLAADVQLRWLGPEKGVIHMATGALVNAVWDLRAKLAGKPMWRFLAEAPTDELVATIDFHHITDALTPDEAAAILDKGRDGLADRLAGLERDGFPSYTTSVGWLGYPDEQVRALTRDAYAQGWRAMKMKVGGRIEDDLRRARIIRAEIGPDALLMMDANQVWDVDEAIAAMGVLAEVDPYWIEEPTHADDVLGHARIARAVTELTGGRCRVATGEVAANKVIFKQLLQAEAIGVMQIDACRVGGVDEVLAELLLAAKFGVPVCPHAGGVGLCEYVQHLAIFDHLRVGTSLNGRMVEYVDHLHEHFTDPVRTRGGRYLLPTVPGYSATMRPESIARFRFPDGPAWR, from the coding sequence ATGACCACGATCGTCGACGTCGAGGTGCACGACGTGCGCTTCCCCACCGCCGCCAGCGGCGACGGCTCGGACGCGATCAACCGGGGCGACTACTCGGCCACCTACGTGGAGCTGACCACCGACGGCGGCCCGACCGGCACCGGGTTCACGTTCACCAACGGCCGGGGCAACGAGATCACCTGCGCGGCGGTCTGCGCGCTCGCCCACCACGTGCGCGGACGCACCGTCGCCGAGATCGCCGCCGAACCCGTGGCGTTCTGGCGCTCCCTGGCCGCCGACGTGCAACTGCGCTGGCTCGGCCCGGAGAAGGGCGTGATCCACATGGCCACCGGCGCGCTCGTCAACGCGGTGTGGGACCTGCGCGCCAAGCTGGCCGGCAAGCCGATGTGGCGCTTCCTCGCCGAGGCGCCCACCGACGAACTGGTCGCGACGATCGACTTCCACCACATCACCGACGCGCTCACCCCTGACGAGGCGGCGGCCATCCTGGACAAGGGACGCGACGGCCTGGCCGACCGGCTGGCCGGGCTGGAACGTGACGGGTTCCCCTCGTACACCACGTCGGTGGGCTGGCTCGGCTACCCCGACGAGCAGGTGCGCGCGCTGACCCGCGACGCGTACGCGCAGGGGTGGCGCGCGATGAAGATGAAGGTCGGCGGGCGGATCGAGGACGACCTGCGGCGGGCCCGGATCATCCGGGCCGAGATCGGCCCGGACGCGCTGCTCATGATGGACGCCAACCAGGTGTGGGACGTGGACGAGGCGATCGCCGCGATGGGCGTGCTCGCCGAGGTCGACCCGTACTGGATCGAGGAGCCCACGCACGCCGACGACGTGCTCGGGCACGCCCGGATCGCCCGCGCGGTCACCGAGCTGACCGGCGGACGCTGCCGGGTCGCCACCGGCGAGGTCGCCGCCAACAAGGTCATCTTCAAGCAGTTGCTCCAGGCCGAGGCGATCGGCGTGATGCAGATCGACGCCTGCCGGGTCGGCGGCGTGGACGAGGTGCTCGCCGAACTGCTGCTGGCCGCGAAGTTCGGCGTGCCGGTCTGCCCGCACGCCGGCGGCGTCGGCCTCTGCGAGTACGTGCAGCACCTCGCGATCTTCGACCACCTGCGGGTCGGCACGAGCCTGAACGGCCGCATGGTCGAGTACGTCGACCACCTGCACGAGCACTTCACCGACCCGGTCCGCACCCGGGGCGGGCGCTACCTGCTGCCCACCGTGCCCGGCTACAGCGCGACCATGCGGCCGGAGTCGATCGCGCGGTTCCGCTTCCCGGACGGCCCGGCATGGCGCTGA